A genomic window from Lactobacillus sp. ESL0677 includes:
- a CDS encoding ABC transporter ATP-binding protein yields MIIKYYSKSKLVLMCILGIVASTENIVMAYMTGTLVNIGTTGQLQKLPRFLITICLLFLIVFCAKLGYNYLKNDAIRQTNSTLRTKIFNGMLHEERAENSAGLSFLTSDFKLLETNRFGAEINITMSSCMLVLSLSYAFYINWLLTILFFVGSAVPMFVVGFFQKPLQKASDSWTDANEQYVNQTKNFLAGADSLRLYRRQQSGVVKNQQVVNQLEKALARMNLLNDNSQALVNLVAEIGTFLLPILVGIYLIVKGQTTLGALFAVVQLSNSFVNPILTIMQERNHFSTTKNIVAKIKQYLAFGEQSETAKVTDFKQIVAFSQIDLARKQQLAHGINLEVKKGQKIAVIGPSGSGKSTLFQFLLSGKFGQAAKISVDGQNYTIEQLTDLFAYASQTPVIFADNLWFNLTLGAKIPAAKVKAVCSMLQLDEIVQEKGFDYQLGENADQLSGGQLARIELARAILAKRPILLLDEINASLDRATANKIHHYLLNSDLTFIEVIHHYEANELKQYDQVIDFNDYQ; encoded by the coding sequence ATGATTATAAAATACTACTCTAAGTCGAAGCTCGTCTTAATGTGCATTTTAGGGATTGTTGCCAGCACGGAAAATATCGTGATGGCGTATATGACAGGAACATTGGTTAATATTGGTACAACAGGTCAGTTGCAAAAATTGCCGCGATTTTTGATAACGATTTGCCTTCTTTTTCTTATCGTCTTTTGTGCTAAACTTGGTTACAATTATTTGAAAAATGACGCAATTAGGCAAACGAATAGTACGTTAAGAACTAAGATTTTTAATGGGATGCTGCACGAAGAAAGAGCAGAAAACTCAGCAGGATTGAGCTTTTTGACAAGCGACTTTAAGCTGCTTGAAACTAACCGGTTCGGTGCTGAAATTAACATCACGATGAGCTCCTGCATGCTGGTTTTATCCTTAAGCTACGCGTTTTATATTAATTGGCTGCTCACCATTTTGTTCTTTGTCGGGTCTGCTGTGCCAATGTTTGTTGTCGGTTTCTTCCAAAAGCCATTGCAAAAAGCATCAGACTCTTGGACTGATGCTAATGAACAGTACGTTAACCAGACTAAGAACTTCTTGGCGGGAGCCGACTCCTTGCGGTTATATCGCCGCCAGCAAAGTGGTGTCGTTAAAAACCAGCAAGTCGTTAATCAGTTGGAAAAAGCTTTAGCACGGATGAATTTGTTAAATGACAATTCACAGGCTTTAGTTAATCTTGTTGCCGAAATTGGCACATTTTTATTGCCAATTTTGGTCGGAATCTACCTAATTGTTAAGGGACAGACAACACTAGGAGCATTGTTTGCGGTTGTTCAGCTGTCAAACTCATTTGTGAACCCAATTTTAACGATTATGCAAGAACGTAATCACTTTTCAACGACTAAAAATATTGTGGCTAAGATTAAACAATATTTGGCTTTTGGCGAACAGAGTGAGACTGCCAAGGTAACTGACTTCAAGCAGATAGTTGCTTTTTCGCAAATTGATTTAGCTAGAAAGCAGCAATTAGCTCATGGCATTAATTTAGAAGTTAAAAAGGGTCAAAAGATAGCAGTCATTGGGCCATCGGGTAGTGGTAAGTCAACCTTGTTCCAGTTTCTATTGTCTGGCAAGTTTGGCCAAGCTGCTAAAATTTCGGTTGATGGTCAAAATTACACAATTGAACAGCTCACGGATTTATTTGCTTATGCCAGCCAAACGCCAGTGATTTTTGCGGATAATTTGTGGTTTAATCTGACTTTAGGAGCTAAAATTCCTGCAGCCAAAGTTAAGGCGGTTTGCTCAATGTTGCAGTTAGATGAAATAGTTCAAGAAAAAGGTTTCGATTACCAATTAGGTGAGAATGCCGACCAGTTGTCGGGCGGTCAGTTAGCGCGAATTGAGCTAGCACGGGCGATTTTAGCTAAACGGCCAATTCTGTTGTTAGATGAAATTAATGCTTCGCTTGATCGGGCAACTGCGAATAAAATTCACCACTATTTGCTTAATTCGGACTTGACTTTTATCGAGGTGATCCATCATTATGAAGCAAATGAATTAAAGCAATATGATCAGGTAATCGACTTTAATGATTACCAATAA